A region of Hydrogenimonas cancrithermarum DNA encodes the following proteins:
- a CDS encoding alpha-1,2-fucosyltransferase — MDSSVYTFASLSSGESFGFRLGGPGLGNLLFPWARSVAFAKKHNLKRINSTWKTIKLGPILRGEFDKRFYNDLFEEREIGGLKKFLLLHLAEKVDENHAIEAMKEKSLRPKVIVFKGLERSFHPILKDHSIIKKELLKIVMPHHKRAVESFEADGISVHIRMGDFAIAPNDAFLREGRWNYRLPLKWYINVIENLRKAIGSDVPVNIFSDGTDEELKDILSLPGTKRCFYGSAIADLLALSKSPVLVASASTFSMWASYLGRMPVIWYPGLHRLKLYDKGESFEGTLDYDEILPESLVFQLKTKFL; from the coding sequence ATGGATTCATCTGTTTACACTTTCGCATCACTCAGCAGCGGAGAGAGTTTCGGTTTCCGCCTGGGCGGTCCCGGACTTGGAAACCTGCTTTTCCCCTGGGCGAGATCCGTAGCGTTTGCAAAAAAACACAACCTAAAACGCATCAACAGCACATGGAAAACCATCAAACTCGGTCCAATTCTTCGGGGAGAGTTCGACAAACGGTTTTACAACGACTTGTTCGAAGAGCGCGAAATCGGAGGATTGAAAAAGTTTCTTCTTCTTCATTTGGCTGAGAAAGTGGATGAAAACCATGCCATCGAAGCCATGAAAGAGAAAAGCCTAAGACCGAAAGTGATCGTCTTCAAAGGCCTGGAAAGATCTTTTCATCCGATTTTAAAAGATCATTCGATCATCAAAAAAGAGCTTCTAAAAATCGTCATGCCACATCATAAACGAGCAGTGGAGAGCTTCGAAGCGGATGGGATAAGTGTTCATATTCGGATGGGAGACTTCGCCATTGCACCAAACGACGCATTTTTAAGAGAAGGCCGCTGGAATTATCGTCTGCCTCTAAAGTGGTATATCAACGTAATTGAAAATTTGAGAAAAGCCATCGGGAGTGATGTCCCGGTCAATATCTTTTCGGATGGTACGGATGAAGAACTCAAAGATATTTTGTCTCTGCCGGGGACCAAACGATGCTTTTACGGTTCGGCAATCGCGGATCTGCTGGCGTTGAGTAAAAGCCCGGTACTTGTAGCTTCCGCTTCCACTTTCAGCATGTGGGCATCTTATCTTGGGCGCATGCCCGTTATATGGTATCCAGGTTTACATCGTCTCAAACTTTACGATAAAGGGGAGAGTTTCGAAGGTACGCTCGATTATGACGAAATTCTGCCTGAAAGCCTGGTCTTTCAATTAAAGACAAAATTTCTGTAA
- a CDS encoding glycosyltransferase has translation MFSTTVSIRKSFTDYQPRKIANLRLIGCIGNFFEIKDHMTLMKAVYELKCRGIKDIEVRLIGSGPTMASCKKYIAEHGLDKMVVFEKEVDHRQLNEFYNSLDLFVLPSYYEAFGCVYTEAMQTGVPIVAVKNQGIEEVLKEKDKKLSLISKGDYRHMADLTEFRYNYRSKLVKYIIYIKQF, from the coding sequence ATGTTCTCTACAACGGTGTCGATACGCAAAAGTTTTACAGATTACCAACCAAGGAAAATAGCCAATTTACGATTGATTGGCTGTATTGGAAATTTTTTTGAGATTAAAGATCATATGACATTGATGAAAGCCGTTTACGAACTGAAATGCCGGGGGATCAAAGATATAGAAGTCCGCCTCATAGGTAGTGGACCGACAATGGCATCATGCAAAAAGTATATCGCCGAGCATGGACTCGACAAGATGGTCGTTTTTGAAAAAGAGGTGGATCATAGGCAACTCAACGAGTTTTACAACTCTCTCGATCTTTTCGTACTCCCTTCATACTATGAGGCCTTTGGATGTGTCTACACCGAAGCCATGCAAACGGGTGTGCCGATTGTCGCCGTCAAAAATCAAGGAATTGAAGAAGTCCTGAAAGAAAAAGACAAAAAGCTATCGCTCATTTCAAAAGGGGATTATCGCCATATGGCTGATTTAACCGAGTTTCGTTATAATTACAGATCTAAATTAGTCAAATATATCATTTATATCAAACAGTTTTAA
- a CDS encoding glycosyltransferase family 4 protein, translating into MIDLSSSTLPGIFHSLNALRLERFIRNIVGIDFDDIAFVHAHTLYPGGALAVTLGEKFGIPSLIQHHGFDVFQLLNVGILKGFLKELNAIYMKKRLLDIANRADLNIGVSQKVLDQLLEEKAFSNPSRYVLYNGVDTQKFYRLPTKENSQFTIDWLYWKFF; encoded by the coding sequence GTGATCGATCTTTCTTCGTCGACACTTCCTGGAATATTCCACTCTCTCAATGCTTTACGACTCGAACGTTTCATTCGGAACATTGTCGGTATAGATTTCGACGATATCGCATTTGTCCATGCACATACACTTTATCCGGGAGGCGCTTTGGCCGTAACGCTTGGAGAAAAGTTTGGCATCCCATCATTGATACAACATCACGGCTTCGATGTCTTCCAACTTTTGAATGTCGGTATCCTAAAAGGCTTCTTGAAAGAGCTCAATGCCATATATATGAAAAAGAGACTTCTTGATATCGCGAATCGAGCCGACCTCAACATCGGCGTCAGCCAAAAAGTTCTCGACCAGCTGTTGGAAGAGAAAGCGTTTTCAAACCCCAGTCGGTATGTTCTCTACAACGGTGTCGATACGCAAAAGTTTTACAGATTACCAACCAAGGAAAATAGCCAATTTACGATTGATTGGCTGTATTGGAAATTTTTTTGA
- a CDS encoding SGNH/GDSL hydrolase family protein: MKKLLSKLSTVVRFFHKKLARETILVLGDSHVTVFHNFRFMLHFPFKYFQVVSVGGATASGLENPRSKTQAYNIFNDTVAKKDFDKIIIMLGEVDTGFVIWYRASKYNTTVEEMFHQAVDKYTAFISRLAARSKLIVISTPLPTIDEKSKGEVAHARKEVKASQLDRTKLTLKFNKAIENYCKEHHIDMINLDNQSLGKNGLVIQELKNKIPTDHHYDADAHAKLIISELKKVL; the protein is encoded by the coding sequence ATGAAAAAACTGTTATCCAAACTTTCCACTGTCGTAAGATTTTTTCACAAAAAGTTGGCACGAGAAACGATATTGGTTCTCGGAGATTCACATGTAACGGTTTTTCACAATTTTCGCTTTATGTTACATTTTCCATTCAAATATTTCCAAGTAGTATCGGTAGGTGGGGCTACAGCATCTGGTTTGGAGAATCCTCGGTCAAAAACCCAAGCTTACAATATTTTCAATGATACCGTTGCAAAAAAAGATTTTGATAAAATCATTATTATGCTCGGTGAGGTTGATACCGGGTTTGTAATTTGGTACCGTGCATCAAAATACAACACAACAGTAGAAGAGATGTTTCATCAAGCTGTTGATAAATATACCGCTTTTATTTCCCGGCTTGCAGCACGGAGCAAGTTAATAGTCATCAGCACTCCACTGCCAACCATCGACGAAAAATCGAAAGGAGAAGTGGCACACGCTAGAAAAGAAGTAAAAGCATCTCAACTGGATCGAACAAAGTTGACATTGAAATTCAACAAAGCTATTGAAAACTATTGTAAAGAGCATCATATCGATATGATAAATCTTGATAACCAGTCATTGGGTAAAAATGGTCTGGTTATACAGGAATTGAAAAATAAAATTCCCACAGATCACCATTATGATGCCGATGCACATGCCAAACTCATTATTTCTGAATTAAAAAAAGTTCTTTGA
- a CDS encoding oligosaccharide flippase family protein: MILKQASWSMIGSIYGFVVGFFLKIYLINAVGTEGYGKYIIAMGVISTITAFIALSIPQVLLRFLPAYIEKKEYEKASNLASFSLQFLLGIGSIVALLVFLFHNQISLIFHDHDKLLSLVIMFSAFYIPLSLYQSIMSASYRSLLKIREIILYGTFVMITLRALSVFIIYSFATSIYYFIFIELITQLIVLYLLTKKFDTSKFTFFKPFPMKEIIQDKQIIDYGKKMYFYALIGIAGGYTISLIMSLYLPASDIGIYAILGTLGGLTAFLLNNLNSVFAPVISKYHAAGEIEKLGMLFKDTTFVINIVSAPFIVLLILFSHDILSLYGHHVSDYTLALAVLILGSYYNLFVGNSGMLLLMGGWENDEIKIKIGNTIFLILSSLIFISEFGLIAAVWISTVSSFLVNSFHVFFIKKRFGFTPWEKYSLFIFIATIGVIYYFGFRTFPYKYSIFDYIWVGLLVPLAYWLPFYKKIMAIIKTIKENK, encoded by the coding sequence ATGATTCTCAAACAAGCCAGCTGGAGTATGATTGGCTCTATTTATGGTTTTGTTGTCGGTTTTTTTCTAAAAATTTATCTTATCAATGCCGTTGGAACGGAAGGATACGGCAAATATATTATAGCTATGGGTGTTATCTCAACTATAACTGCTTTTATTGCATTATCCATTCCTCAGGTGCTTTTACGCTTTCTCCCTGCATATATTGAAAAAAAAGAATATGAAAAAGCTTCCAATCTCGCTTCGTTTTCCTTGCAATTTTTGTTAGGTATCGGAAGCATTGTCGCACTGCTTGTGTTTCTCTTCCATAATCAAATTTCTCTGATTTTTCACGATCACGACAAGCTTCTCTCTTTAGTGATCATGTTTTCAGCCTTTTATATCCCGCTGAGCTTATACCAAAGTATAATGTCAGCATCATACAGATCCCTTTTAAAGATACGTGAAATAATTTTATATGGTACATTTGTAATGATTACATTGCGAGCATTATCGGTTTTTATAATTTATTCATTCGCAACCAGTATTTATTATTTTATTTTTATAGAACTTATTACACAATTGATAGTTCTATACCTTCTTACCAAAAAATTCGACACCTCCAAGTTTACTTTTTTTAAACCATTTCCAATGAAAGAGATTATACAAGATAAACAAATCATCGATTATGGGAAAAAAATGTATTTTTATGCGCTTATCGGGATCGCAGGCGGTTATACCATCAGTTTAATTATGAGTCTTTATTTACCGGCTTCCGATATAGGGATCTATGCCATTCTTGGAACACTGGGAGGTTTGACGGCTTTTTTGCTAAACAATCTCAACTCGGTTTTTGCTCCCGTTATTTCGAAATATCACGCCGCCGGTGAAATAGAAAAACTGGGAATGTTGTTCAAAGATACAACATTTGTCATCAATATTGTCAGTGCACCGTTCATTGTCCTTCTCATACTCTTCTCGCACGACATCCTTTCCCTTTACGGTCACCATGTATCAGACTATACATTAGCTCTTGCCGTACTGATTTTAGGTAGTTATTACAACTTGTTTGTAGGAAATTCGGGAATGCTATTGTTAATGGGAGGATGGGAAAATGATGAGATCAAAATCAAAATTGGCAACACAATTTTTCTCATATTGTCATCGCTTATATTCATTTCAGAGTTTGGACTTATCGCCGCAGTATGGATAAGTACGGTGTCCTCTTTCCTGGTGAACAGTTTTCATGTTTTTTTTATAAAAAAAAGATTCGGTTTTACACCATGGGAAAAATATTCCCTTTTTATTTTCATCGCTACAATCGGAGTAATCTATTATTTCGGTTTTCGAACTTTTCCATACAAATATTCGATATTTGATTATATATGGGTAGGTTTACTGGTTCCCCTTGCCTATTGGTTGCCTTTTTATAAAAAAATTATGGCTATTATTAAAACAATAAAAGAGAACAAATGA
- a CDS encoding sulfotransferase family 2 domain-containing protein: MIIPVLRKLLPEEIKEKYHHWQEYKYHQNLRKTPGNTYKRFDETRSIFIHIPKAGGISIIKSLYGDQAEGIGHRTYKHFKWIFGEENYNDYFKFTFVRNPFDRLLSAYSFLKKGGMNAMDKEFGETTLKPYDTFEKFVMQWLTPENADSWVHFIPQYKYLYDENKNLMVNFVGRFENFNEDYEKIRHKIGTGEKLKHLNKSKDKKGENYRDIYTPQMIEKVVSVYKQDLKLFDYSF, from the coding sequence ATGATTATACCTGTATTACGAAAACTTTTACCAGAAGAGATTAAAGAAAAATATCATCATTGGCAAGAATATAAATACCATCAGAATTTACGCAAAACTCCTGGCAATACTTACAAACGCTTTGACGAAACACGGAGCATATTTATTCACATTCCCAAAGCAGGAGGGATTTCGATCATCAAGAGTTTGTACGGTGATCAAGCTGAAGGAATCGGTCACAGAACATATAAACATTTTAAATGGATTTTTGGCGAAGAGAACTATAATGATTATTTCAAATTTACATTTGTGAGAAATCCTTTCGATCGTCTGCTTTCCGCTTATTCCTTTTTAAAGAAAGGCGGAATGAATGCAATGGACAAAGAGTTTGGTGAAACCACTCTCAAACCGTATGATACTTTCGAGAAATTCGTCATGCAATGGTTGACACCTGAAAATGCCGATTCATGGGTTCATTTCATACCACAATACAAATATCTTTATGACGAAAACAAAAATCTTATGGTCAATTTCGTTGGACGTTTCGAAAATTTCAACGAAGATTATGAAAAAATCAGACATAAAATTGGAACCGGAGAAAAGCTGAAACACCTCAATAAAAGCAAAGATAAAAAAGGAGAAAATTATAGAGACATTTATACGCCGCAAATGATAGAAAAAGTGGTCAGTGTTTACAAACAAGATTTGAAATTATTTGATTACAGTTTTTAA
- the cysQ gene encoding 3'(2'),5'-bisphosphate nucleotidase CysQ, producing MRNIVHQNRNTEHQTPERLLDAIAIEEVITIALEAGEAVMEIYEKDFEVGYKEDKSPLTEADKKAHEIISEGLSKIGTRSTEHGTQISALPILSEEGRDIPYEERKEWEHYWCIDPIDGTKEFIKKNGEFTINIALIHKDTPVLGVVYAPALRELYYAKKGEGAYKIMMNDECLMMNEKNLKNAQKLPIENSTLNIKNSTLKIVASKSHLNQETQEFIDNLTSNIQHSTFISKGSSLKLLMVAEGSADIYPRLAPTMEWDTAAADAIVREAGKMTYRYDPTFNIENLASKAPLVYNKKELLNPWFIVI from the coding sequence ATGAGGAATATAGTGCATCAAAATCGGAACACGGAACACCAGACACCAGAGAGACTTCTCGATGCCATCGCCATCGAGGAGGTCATAACCATCGCACTCGAAGCCGGCGAAGCCGTGATGGAAATTTACGAAAAAGATTTCGAGGTCGGATACAAAGAGGACAAATCCCCCCTGACCGAAGCCGACAAAAAAGCACACGAGATTATTTCCGAAGGCCTATCAAAAATCGGAACACGGAGCACGGAACACGGAACACAAATATCGGCTCTGCCGATCCTTTCGGAAGAAGGACGCGACATCCCCTACGAAGAGCGCAAAGAGTGGGAGCACTATTGGTGCATCGATCCCATTGATGGGACCAAGGAGTTCATCAAAAAAAACGGCGAATTCACCATCAACATCGCCCTGATTCACAAAGATACACCGGTGCTCGGCGTCGTCTATGCTCCGGCACTCCGAGAACTTTATTATGCCAAAAAAGGGGAAGGAGCGTATAAGATAATGATGAATGATGAATGCTTAATGATGAATGAAAAAAATTTAAAAAATGCACAAAAACTACCTATTGAAAATTCAACATTAAACATTAAAAATTCAACATTAAAAATCGTCGCGTCAAAATCCCATCTCAATCAGGAAACTCAGGAGTTTATTGATAATTTAACATCCAACATCCAACATTCAACATTCATTTCAAAGGGTTCCTCTTTGAAACTGCTGATGGTCGCCGAAGGCAGTGCTGATATCTATCCGCGTCTCGCTCCGACGATGGAGTGGGATACGGCGGCTGCGGATGCCATCGTCCGCGAAGCAGGGAAAATGACGTATCGATACGATCCGACATTCAACATTGAAAATTTAGCATCTAAAGCTCCTCTTGTTTACAACAAGAAGGAGCTTTTAAACCCTTGGTTCATCGTTATATAA
- the cysC gene encoding adenylyl-sulfate kinase, with protein MSNKHVVWHDHRITKEERAKLKYQKPCILWFTGLSGSGKSTIANAVEAKLHEMGKHTYLLDGDNIRHGLNKDLGFSDTDRVENIRRIGEVAKLFVDSGLIVLTAFISPFQSDRDSVRNLVEEGEFIEIFIDTPLKVCEQRDPKGLYKKARAGEIPHFTGISSPYEPPVKPEIYIKNDKIPLEICVERIIDYLQTNDYLNHG; from the coding sequence ATGTCAAATAAGCATGTGGTCTGGCACGATCATCGCATCACCAAAGAAGAGCGGGCAAAACTGAAATACCAAAAGCCCTGCATCCTCTGGTTCACCGGTCTAAGCGGCAGCGGCAAAAGCACCATCGCAAACGCCGTGGAAGCGAAACTCCATGAGATGGGCAAACACACCTATCTGCTCGATGGCGACAACATCCGCCACGGACTCAACAAAGATCTCGGCTTCAGCGACACCGACCGCGTGGAAAACATCCGCCGTATCGGAGAAGTTGCCAAACTCTTCGTCGACAGCGGGCTTATCGTGCTGACGGCATTCATCTCTCCATTTCAAAGTGACCGCGACAGTGTCAGAAATCTCGTCGAAGAAGGAGAGTTTATCGAAATCTTTATCGATACACCGCTTAAAGTGTGTGAACAGCGCGACCCCAAAGGACTCTATAAAAAAGCCCGAGCCGGAGAGATTCCACATTTTACCGGTATCTCATCGCCCTATGAACCTCCGGTCAAACCCGAAATTTATATAAAAAACGATAAAATTCCACTAGAAATTTGTGTCGAACGGATCATCGACTACCTGCAGACAAACGACTATCTAAATCACGGATGA
- the cysC gene encoding adenylyl-sulfate kinase, with product MYKETNTRSVVKGISWRFVATGTTIVIVYVFFGRLDMAIAAGLIETVLKVALYWGHEKVWQRIRFGKKRIEPFNLWFTGLPLSGKTTIADKVYDKLQKLDIPLERIDSKDIRELIPNVGYTREDRNHHIKRIGHLIQTLQNNSISTVASFVSPYRESRKIIREMVKNNVVVYVKADIETCKRRDYKGVYEKALKGELKNFTGISDVYEEPQHAEIVVDTETTDPDEAAERIFQYIKRNYVK from the coding sequence ATGTATAAAGAGACCAACACCCGCTCGGTCGTCAAAGGGATCAGCTGGCGATTCGTGGCGACGGGCACGACCATCGTCATCGTCTACGTTTTTTTCGGCCGGCTTGACATGGCCATCGCCGCCGGCCTGATCGAAACGGTGCTCAAAGTGGCACTCTACTGGGGGCATGAAAAAGTGTGGCAGCGTATACGGTTCGGCAAAAAGCGCATCGAACCGTTCAACCTCTGGTTCACGGGACTCCCGCTCAGCGGAAAAACGACGATTGCCGACAAGGTCTACGACAAGCTTCAAAAACTCGACATACCGCTTGAGCGTATCGATTCGAAAGATATCCGCGAGCTCATTCCCAATGTCGGATATACCAGAGAAGATAGAAACCATCACATCAAACGGATCGGCCATCTCATCCAGACACTGCAGAACAACTCCATCTCAACGGTGGCTTCGTTCGTCTCGCCCTATAGAGAGTCGCGCAAAATCATCCGTGAAATGGTAAAGAACAATGTCGTCGTCTATGTCAAAGCCGACATCGAAACGTGCAAAAGGCGCGACTACAAAGGGGTCTACGAAAAAGCCCTGAAGGGTGAACTCAAAAACTTCACCGGCATCAGCGACGTCTACGAAGAGCCGCAACATGCCGAAATCGTCGTCGATACGGAAACAACCGATCCGGACGAAGCGGCGGAACGAATCTTTCAATACATCAAGAGGAACTATGTCAAATAA
- the cysN gene encoding sulfate adenylyltransferase subunit CysN, which yields MGREKIADNIEKYLKEHENKQMLRFITCGSVDDGKSTLIGRLLYDSKMIFEDQLAAAKNETKKYGTVGNEEIDFALLIDGLQSEREQGITIDVAYRFFSTDKRKYIIADTPGHEQYTRNMVTGASTADLAVILIDARKGVLTQTRRHSFLVSLLGIRNIVVAINKMDLVGYSREVYDKIVSDYKQMYDQLKFSLPYKNFNQTIDFIPMSALKGDNVVDASSKMAWYEGKPLLEYLDTVEIKTSEFEAFRYPVQYVNRPNLDFRGFAGTIASGTIEEGERIVVYPSKKSTTVKTIVPPLNPETNKDGIETAQKAFAPLAVTLTLDDEIDISRGDLIVKEGEREPYFSDSFEAMMVWMDEEPLKNREYTVKLYAKEANATVSDIMFKRDVNSWEKIATKTLDLNDIARVKIDLSEKVAFDMYEESKRTGAFILIDKITNNTVAAGMIAGVSARRKKERVYTEAERALNAYIREFYPEWGCKAI from the coding sequence ATGGGCAGAGAAAAGATTGCAGACAATATCGAAAAGTATCTCAAGGAGCACGAAAACAAGCAGATGCTTCGTTTCATCACCTGCGGCAGTGTCGACGACGGAAAATCGACGCTGATCGGCCGGCTGCTTTACGACAGCAAAATGATCTTCGAAGACCAGCTCGCCGCGGCCAAAAACGAAACGAAAAAGTACGGAACCGTCGGAAACGAAGAGATCGACTTCGCCCTGCTCATCGACGGCCTGCAGAGCGAACGCGAACAGGGCATCACGATCGACGTGGCCTACCGCTTCTTTTCGACCGATAAACGCAAATACATCATCGCCGACACACCCGGCCACGAGCAGTACACGCGCAACATGGTCACGGGTGCGAGTACCGCCGATCTTGCCGTCATTCTCATCGATGCCAGAAAAGGTGTGCTCACCCAGACGCGCCGCCACTCCTTTCTTGTCAGCCTGCTGGGCATTCGCAACATCGTCGTCGCGATCAACAAAATGGATCTGGTCGGCTACAGCCGGGAAGTTTACGACAAGATCGTAAGCGACTACAAACAGATGTACGATCAGCTCAAATTTTCCCTGCCCTATAAAAACTTCAACCAGACGATTGACTTTATCCCGATGTCGGCGCTTAAAGGCGACAATGTTGTCGATGCCTCTTCAAAGATGGCGTGGTATGAGGGCAAACCGCTGCTCGAATATCTCGACACCGTCGAAATCAAAACCAGCGAATTCGAAGCGTTTCGCTACCCCGTCCAGTATGTCAACCGCCCCAACCTCGACTTCCGCGGGTTTGCCGGCACCATCGCATCCGGCACGATCGAAGAGGGGGAGAGGATTGTCGTCTACCCTTCCAAAAAGAGCACCACGGTCAAAACCATCGTCCCCCCGCTCAATCCCGAAACCAACAAAGACGGCATCGAGACGGCCCAAAAGGCGTTCGCGCCGCTGGCCGTCACGCTCACACTCGACGACGAGATCGATATCTCCCGCGGAGACCTGATCGTCAAAGAAGGCGAGCGGGAGCCCTACTTCAGCGACAGCTTCGAGGCGATGATGGTCTGGATGGACGAGGAGCCACTGAAGAACAGAGAATATACCGTCAAACTCTACGCCAAAGAGGCCAACGCCACCGTCAGCGACATCATGTTCAAACGCGATGTCAACAGCTGGGAGAAGATCGCGACGAAAACGCTCGATCTCAACGATATCGCCCGCGTGAAGATCGACCTGAGCGAAAAAGTTGCCTTTGATATGTACGAAGAGAGCAAGCGCACGGGTGCGTTTATTCTGATCGACAAGATCACCAACAACACCGTCGCCGCCGGCATGATCGCGGGGGTTTCGGCCCGGCGGAAAAAAGAGCGCGTCTATACCGAAGCGGAAAGAGCGCTCAACGCCTATATCCGCGAATTCTACCCGGAGTGGGGATGCAAGGCCATTTAG
- the cysD gene encoding sulfate adenylyltransferase subunit CysD, which translates to MTDTQRFTHLKQLEAESIYILREVAATFSNPVMMYSIGKDSSVMLHLAMKAFYPAKPPFPLLHVDTLWKFKEMIEFRDRRVKELGVDLVVHSNPEGIEMNINPFIHGSKVHTDIMKTQALKQALNAGGYDAVIGGARRDEEKSRAKERIFSFRDKNHRWDPKNQRPELWNLFNTKIHKGESVRVFPLSNWTELDIWQYIYLEGIPIVPLYFAKERPVVEYEGAKVMVDDDRMPEELRKKAKKQMVRFRTLGCYPLTGAIESTASTLPEIIQEMLLSRSSEREGRLIDKDQEGSMEKKKIEGYF; encoded by the coding sequence ATGACTGACACTCAACGGTTCACCCACCTCAAACAACTCGAAGCCGAGAGCATCTACATCCTTCGAGAGGTTGCGGCGACATTTTCCAACCCGGTCATGATGTACTCCATCGGCAAGGACAGCTCGGTCATGCTGCACCTGGCCATGAAAGCTTTTTACCCCGCCAAACCGCCGTTTCCGCTTCTGCATGTCGATACCCTCTGGAAATTCAAGGAGATGATCGAATTTCGCGACAGACGGGTCAAAGAGTTGGGCGTCGACCTGGTCGTCCACTCCAATCCCGAAGGGATCGAAATGAACATCAACCCCTTCATCCACGGCTCCAAAGTCCACACCGACATCATGAAGACACAAGCGCTCAAGCAAGCACTCAATGCCGGCGGCTACGACGCCGTCATCGGAGGTGCCAGGCGCGACGAGGAAAAGAGCCGTGCCAAAGAGCGCATCTTTTCGTTCCGCGATAAAAACCACCGCTGGGATCCGAAAAACCAGCGCCCCGAACTCTGGAATCTTTTCAATACAAAAATCCACAAAGGCGAGAGCGTACGCGTATTCCCGCTTTCAAACTGGACCGAACTCGATATCTGGCAATACATCTATCTGGAGGGTATTCCCATCGTTCCGCTCTATTTCGCCAAAGAGCGGCCGGTCGTCGAGTATGAAGGGGCCAAAGTGATGGTCGACGACGACCGTATGCCCGAAGAGTTGAGAAAAAAAGCGAAAAAGCAGATGGTTCGTTTCCGAACGCTCGGCTGCTACCCGCTGACCGGAGCCATCGAATCGACGGCTTCGACACTGCCGGAGATTATCCAGGAGATGCTGCTGAGCCGAAGCAGCGAACGCGAAGGGCGCCTGATCGACAAAGATCAGGAAGGGTCGATGGAGAAGAAAAAAATCGAAGGATACTTTTAA
- a CDS encoding glycosyltransferase family 4 protein, which translates to MKKIRVFLGGYINFTNAQNLNCLAIANHLDKKRFEIFSLTLYSGKIPIQSTSHIKTFRCFYPHKISKYLGYLWGIIQCDVAYLPKGEICGWNKFWLKLLGKKSFRTVEGIYGDEMLGQILESGTTYEAFKRSFLGYNRVYSITRFLKNYNEERHGIKTEEKILYLGTDTDTFLNENKEITGLKNVIFIGRMKKRKGVFDFLDLAKRFPELDFYMAGNGEDLDEIRNYIEENNLSNVEYLGTLTHSQLAEILKKMDLHIFPSRSEGFPKVTLETAAAGVPSLVYDDYGADEWITHGKDGYVVHTFEEMEKTIRHLRKHSDELAKASKNAIELAKRFDWKVVIEEWEKVIEELYNEKQI; encoded by the coding sequence ATGAAAAAAATCAGAGTTTTTCTTGGTGGATACATCAATTTTACCAATGCCCAAAATCTCAACTGTCTTGCGATTGCCAATCACCTGGACAAAAAGAGATTCGAAATTTTTTCACTAACGCTCTACTCGGGAAAAATACCGATTCAATCAACTTCCCACATCAAAACATTCAGATGTTTCTATCCGCATAAAATTTCCAAATATTTGGGATACCTGTGGGGAATCATTCAGTGCGACGTAGCTTATCTTCCCAAAGGCGAGATATGTGGATGGAACAAGTTTTGGTTGAAACTCCTTGGAAAGAAGAGCTTTAGAACTGTCGAGGGTATTTACGGCGACGAGATGTTGGGCCAAATTCTGGAGTCGGGAACCACTTACGAAGCGTTCAAACGCTCTTTCTTGGGTTACAATAGAGTATATTCTATCACCAGGTTTCTCAAAAACTACAACGAAGAGCGTCACGGCATTAAAACGGAAGAGAAGATTTTATATCTCGGAACCGATACCGATACCTTTTTGAACGAGAACAAAGAGATTACCGGCCTTAAAAACGTCATTTTCATCGGTCGAATGAAAAAGAGAAAAGGGGTTTTCGATTTTCTCGACCTGGCAAAACGTTTTCCGGAACTCGATTTTTACATGGCAGGGAACGGGGAGGATCTCGATGAAATTCGAAACTATATCGAAGAGAACAATCTTTCCAATGTCGAATATCTCGGTACGCTCACGCATTCACAGCTCGCCGAAATTTTGAAAAAAATGGATCTGCATATCTTTCCTTCCCGTTCCGAAGGTTTTCCGAAAGTAACACTCGAGACCGCGGCCGCCGGTGTCCCCTCATTGGTCTATGACGACTACGGAGCCGACGAGTGGATAACCCACGGAAAAGATGGTTACGTCGTGCACACTTTCGAAGAGATGGAAAAGACGATCCGTCACCTGCGAAAACATTCGGACGAACTTGCCAAAGCTTCAAAAAACGCCATAGAACTCGCCAAACGTTTCGACTGGAAAGTCGTGATCGAAGAGTGGGAAAAAGTGATTGAGGAACTTTACAATGAAAAACAGATATAA